AGGGGTTCGCCGTCGAGCCGGTACACGCGCTGCCGGCCCCGGTCGTGAACCTGCACCAGGCCCACCTCGCGCAGCACCCGCAGGTGCTTGGAGACCAGCGGCTGCGGGATGCCCAACGCCTGGACCAGCTCGTTGACCGGCCGGCCGCCGCCGGCCAGCAGGTCGAGGATCTGCCGGCGCCGGGGCTCGGCGACCGCGTTGAACGCGTCGGTCGTCGTCGCTGCCCTGGCCATCAGCCAATCATATTCCGATATAGGCATGTGTCAAGGATCGAACGGCCCGGCGTCCCGGTGGGTGTCCGGGGCGGTCGGCCGGGTTCCGCGGGGCCGCTGGCGGGTACCGGCCGAGCATGAGGACGTGGGACCCGGACCGCCGGGAATCGAGCTGCCGGGAATCGAGCTGAAGGCCCCGTGGTGGGGCGGCGCGCTGGCCCAGGTGCGGCAGGTCTGGCTGCCGTTGGGCGGGGTTCTGCTGGCCTACTGGCTGGCGGCCGCGG
This genomic window from Nakamurella multipartita DSM 44233 contains:
- a CDS encoding ArsR/SmtB family transcription factor, whose product is MARAATTTDAFNAVAEPRRRQILDLLAGGGRPVNELVQALGIPQPLVSKHLRVLREVGLVQVHDRGRQRVYRLDGEPLRPIYEWVRRYEQTWNARYDLLDTVLDELQHPDRASGQHEGETP